The Kitasatospora paranensis genome has a window encoding:
- a CDS encoding aldo/keto reductase, whose translation MEFTHLGRTGLTVSRLCLGTMNFGPHTEEADAHRIMDTAHEVGINFFDTANVYGWGENKGRTEEIIGNWFAQGGGRREKTVIATKLYGDMGEWPNEGRLSALNIRRAVDASLRRLQTDHIDLYQMHHVDRAAPWEEIWQAMEVLTNQGKIIYVGSSNFAGWHIAQAQEAARARNFLGLTSEQSLYNLLERSVELEVAPAAQHYGLGLIPWSPLHGGLLGGVLRKEREGVRRTEGRAAQTLEKHRDQIEAFEDLADELGHEPGDVALAWLLTRPAVTAPIVGPRTLDQLRAAVRALEVSLDQKTLDRLDEIFPGHRTAPEDYAW comes from the coding sequence ATGGAGTTCACCCATCTCGGCCGTACCGGCCTGACCGTCTCCCGTCTCTGCCTGGGCACGATGAACTTCGGCCCGCACACCGAGGAGGCCGACGCCCACCGGATCATGGACACCGCCCATGAGGTCGGCATCAATTTCTTCGACACCGCGAACGTCTACGGCTGGGGCGAGAACAAGGGCCGTACCGAGGAGATCATCGGCAACTGGTTCGCGCAGGGCGGCGGCCGCCGCGAGAAGACGGTGATCGCCACCAAGCTGTACGGCGACATGGGGGAGTGGCCCAACGAGGGCAGGCTCTCCGCGCTCAACATCCGCCGGGCGGTGGACGCGAGCCTGCGGCGGCTGCAGACCGACCACATCGACCTGTACCAGATGCACCACGTCGACCGGGCCGCTCCGTGGGAGGAGATCTGGCAGGCGATGGAGGTGCTGACCAACCAGGGCAAGATCATCTATGTCGGGTCCAGCAACTTCGCCGGCTGGCACATCGCGCAGGCCCAGGAGGCCGCCCGGGCCCGCAACTTCCTCGGCCTGACCAGCGAGCAGTCGCTGTACAACCTGCTGGAGCGCAGTGTCGAGCTGGAGGTCGCGCCGGCCGCGCAGCACTACGGCCTCGGCCTGATCCCGTGGTCGCCGCTGCACGGCGGCCTGCTCGGCGGTGTGCTGCGCAAGGAGCGCGAAGGGGTCCGGCGGACGGAGGGCCGGGCCGCGCAGACGCTGGAGAAGCACCGCGACCAGATCGAGGCGTTCGAGGACCTGGCGGACGAACTCGGCCACGAGCCGGGCGACGTGGCGCTGGCCTGGCTGCTGACCCGGCCCGCCGTCACGGCGCCGATCGTGGGCCCGCGCACGCTGGACCAGCTGCGCGCGGCCGTCCGGGCGCTGGAGGTGTCGCTGGATCAGAAGACCCTGGACCGGCTGGACGAGATCTTCCCCGGTCACCGCACCGCCCCGGAGGACTACGCCTGGTAG
- the mihF gene encoding integration host factor, actinobacterial type translates to MALPPLTPEQRAAALAKAAEARRKRADVKNKLKHSGASLHDVIKAGKADDEVIGKMKVSALLESLPGVGKVRAKQIMERLGISESRRVRGLGTNQIASLEREFGSAAS, encoded by the coding sequence GTGGCTCTTCCGCCCCTTACCCCCGAACAGCGCGCCGCTGCGCTCGCCAAGGCCGCCGAAGCTCGGCGGAAGCGTGCCGACGTGAAGAACAAGCTCAAGCACTCCGGTGCCTCGCTGCACGACGTGATCAAGGCCGGCAAGGCCGACGACGAGGTCATCGGCAAGATGAAGGTTTCTGCACTGCTGGAGAGCCTCCCCGGCGTCGGCAAGGTGCGGGCCAAGCAGATCATGGAGCGCCTCGGCATCTCCGAGAGCCGCCGCGTGCGCGGCCTCGGGACGAACCAGATCGCCTCGCTGGAGCGGGAGTTCGGCTCCGCCGCCTCCTGA
- the fmt gene encoding methionyl-tRNA formyltransferase — protein MRLVFAGTPEVAVPALDALLASDRHEVVAVVTRPDAPAGRGRRLVASPVAQRAEEAGVEVLKPAKPSDPDFLARLAEIAPDCCPVVAYGALLRPGALEIPKHGWVNLHFSLLPAWRGAAPVQHAVLAGDEVTGASTFLIEQGLDSGPVFGVVTEEIRPADTSGELLTRLSHSGARLLAATMDGIADGSLHAVPQPADGVTLAPKINVEDARIDWAHPALRVDRLVRGCAPAPGAWTVFRGERLKLSGPVRLLTAEASLAPGEMAVAKNSVRVGTGSHEVELGEVQPQGKKPMRAADWARGVRIDSGERLGGDR, from the coding sequence TTGCGCCTCGTCTTCGCCGGCACCCCCGAGGTCGCCGTCCCCGCCCTGGACGCCCTGCTGGCCTCCGACCGGCACGAGGTGGTCGCCGTGGTGACCCGCCCCGACGCCCCGGCCGGCCGCGGACGGCGGCTGGTGGCCAGCCCGGTGGCGCAGCGTGCGGAGGAGGCGGGCGTCGAGGTGCTGAAGCCCGCGAAGCCGAGCGACCCCGACTTCCTGGCCCGGCTCGCCGAGATCGCCCCGGACTGCTGCCCGGTGGTCGCCTACGGCGCCCTGCTGCGTCCCGGCGCGCTGGAGATCCCGAAGCACGGCTGGGTCAACCTGCACTTCTCGCTGCTGCCCGCCTGGCGCGGTGCGGCGCCGGTGCAGCACGCGGTGCTGGCCGGGGACGAGGTGACCGGTGCGTCGACGTTCCTGATCGAGCAGGGCCTGGACTCCGGCCCGGTGTTCGGGGTGGTGACCGAGGAGATCCGGCCCGCCGACACCAGCGGTGAGCTGCTCACCCGGCTGTCGCACTCCGGGGCGCGGCTGCTCGCCGCCACCATGGACGGCATCGCGGACGGCTCCCTGCACGCCGTCCCGCAGCCCGCCGACGGCGTCACCCTGGCCCCGAAGATCAACGTCGAGGACGCCCGGATCGACTGGGCGCACCCGGCGCTGCGGGTCGACCGGCTCGTCCGCGGCTGCGCGCCCGCGCCGGGCGCCTGGACGGTCTTCCGCGGCGAGCGGCTCAAGCTGTCCGGGCCGGTGCGGCTGCTGACCGCCGAGGCGTCGCTGGCGCCGGGTGAGATGGCGGTCGCCAAGAACAGCGTCCGGGTCGGCACGGGCAGCCACGAGGTCGAGCTGGGCGAGGTCCAGCCGCAGGGCAAGAAGCCGATGCGCGCGGCAGACTGGGCCCGGGGCGTCCGGATCGACTCCGGCGAGCGCCTGGGCGGCGACCGGTAG
- a CDS encoding RsmB/NOP family class I SAM-dependent RNA methyltransferase, translating to MVAFRALRAVDERDAYANLILPSLLREAEQKGMDRRDAALATELVYGTLRLQGTYDAIVAACIDRPLREVDPPVLDVLLLGAHQLLGTRIPPHAAVSATVELARVVLGDGRAKFVNAVLRKISAQDLDAWIAQVAPPYDADAEDHLAVVHSHPRWVVSSLWDALGRWQPGAAGRAAIEDLLRADNERPEVTLVARPGRATVAELREALPEAGEGRWSPYALTLAEGGDPAGVEAVREGRAGVQDEGSQLVALALAAAPLDGPDGLWLDGCAGPGGKAALLAAVAAERGAALVASEKQPHRARLVARALAGNPGPYTVITADGTRPAWAPGSFDRVLVDVPCSGLGALRRRPEARWRRRPDDIAGFGPLQRDLLRGAIRAARIGGVVGYATCSPHLAETRAVVDDVLRGEEGVEWIDARPLLPGVPALGEGPDIQLFPHLHGTDAMYLALLRRTA from the coding sequence ATCGTCGCCTTCCGCGCGCTGCGCGCCGTCGACGAGCGCGACGCCTACGCCAACCTGATCCTGCCGTCGCTGCTCCGCGAGGCCGAGCAGAAGGGCATGGACCGCCGCGACGCGGCCCTCGCCACCGAGCTGGTCTACGGCACGCTCCGGCTCCAGGGCACCTACGACGCGATCGTCGCGGCCTGCATCGACCGGCCGCTGCGCGAGGTCGACCCGCCGGTGCTGGACGTCCTGCTGCTCGGTGCGCACCAGCTGCTCGGCACCCGCATCCCCCCGCATGCCGCGGTCTCCGCCACCGTCGAGCTGGCCCGGGTGGTGCTCGGCGACGGCCGGGCGAAGTTCGTCAACGCGGTGCTCCGCAAGATCAGCGCCCAGGACCTGGACGCCTGGATCGCCCAGGTCGCACCGCCCTACGACGCCGACGCGGAGGACCACCTCGCCGTCGTCCACTCCCACCCGCGCTGGGTGGTCTCCTCGCTCTGGGACGCGCTCGGCCGCTGGCAGCCCGGGGCGGCCGGCCGCGCGGCCATCGAGGACCTGCTGCGGGCCGACAACGAACGCCCGGAGGTCACCCTGGTGGCCCGTCCCGGCCGGGCCACCGTCGCGGAGCTCCGCGAGGCCCTGCCGGAGGCCGGTGAGGGCCGCTGGTCCCCGTACGCGCTGACGCTCGCCGAGGGCGGCGACCCGGCCGGTGTGGAGGCCGTCCGCGAGGGCCGCGCCGGTGTGCAGGACGAGGGCAGCCAGCTGGTCGCGCTGGCGCTGGCCGCCGCCCCGCTGGACGGGCCGGACGGCCTCTGGCTGGACGGCTGCGCCGGGCCGGGCGGCAAGGCGGCGCTGCTCGCCGCGGTCGCGGCCGAGCGCGGCGCCGCCCTGGTCGCCTCCGAGAAGCAGCCGCACCGCGCCCGGCTGGTGGCCCGTGCGCTGGCCGGCAACCCCGGCCCGTACACCGTCATCACTGCCGACGGCACCCGGCCCGCCTGGGCGCCCGGCAGCTTCGACCGGGTGCTGGTCGACGTGCCGTGCTCGGGTCTGGGCGCGCTGCGCCGCCGTCCGGAGGCCCGCTGGCGGCGCCGCCCCGACGACATCGCCGGTTTCGGCCCGCTCCAGCGCGATCTGCTGCGCGGCGCGATCCGTGCGGCGCGGATCGGCGGCGTGGTCGGCTACGCGACCTGCTCGCCGCACCTGGCGGAGACCCGTGCGGTCGTCGACGACGTGCTGCGCGGCGAGGAGGGCGTGGAGTGGATCGACGCCCGTCCGCTGCTGCCGGGCGTCCCGGCGCTCGGGGAGGGCCCGGACATCCAGCTCTTCCCGCACCTGCACGGCACGGACGCGATGTACCTGGCCCTCCTGCGCCGCACGGCCTGA
- a CDS encoding quinone-dependent dihydroorotate dehydrogenase, with the protein MYKLLFDLVFKKMDPEKAHHLAFFWIRLAASVPGLRQLVRLVLAPRDPALRTTALGLDLPGPFGLGAGFDKNGIGIDGLSMLGFDFVEIGTVTGEPQPGNPAPRLFRLVEDRALINRMGFNNQGSARVAARLAQRVRTSSTPVVGVNIGKTKLVEEADATEDYLKSTRRLAPHADYLVVNVSSPNTPGLRNLQAVTILGPLLWDVRKAADEVTSHHVPLLVKIAPDLADEDIDEIADMALTLGLDGIIATNTTIGREGLRTSAGRVEEIGAGGLSGAPLKARSLEVLQRLRARTEGRLVIVSVGGIETAEDAWQRILHGADLVQGYSAFIYEGPFWMRRLHRGLAARVRAAGHRTVADAVGTAKAS; encoded by the coding sequence GTGTACAAGCTCCTGTTCGACCTCGTGTTCAAGAAGATGGACCCGGAGAAGGCCCACCACCTCGCCTTCTTCTGGATCCGGCTGGCGGCGTCCGTCCCCGGCCTGCGGCAGCTGGTGCGGCTGGTGCTCGCCCCGCGCGACCCGGCGCTGCGCACCACCGCCCTCGGGCTCGACCTGCCGGGCCCGTTCGGCCTCGGCGCGGGCTTCGACAAGAACGGCATCGGCATCGACGGACTCTCGATGCTCGGCTTCGACTTCGTCGAGATCGGCACCGTCACCGGTGAGCCGCAGCCGGGCAACCCGGCGCCGCGGCTGTTCCGGCTGGTGGAGGACCGGGCCCTGATCAACCGGATGGGCTTCAACAACCAGGGCTCCGCCCGGGTCGCCGCCCGGCTGGCCCAGCGGGTGCGCACCAGCTCCACGCCGGTGGTCGGCGTCAACATCGGCAAGACCAAGCTGGTGGAGGAGGCGGACGCCACCGAGGACTACCTGAAGTCCACCCGCCGGCTCGCCCCGCACGCCGACTACCTGGTGGTGAACGTCAGCTCGCCGAACACCCCCGGGCTGCGCAACCTGCAGGCCGTGACGATCCTGGGCCCGCTGCTGTGGGACGTCCGCAAGGCCGCCGACGAGGTCACCTCGCACCACGTGCCGCTGCTCGTCAAGATCGCCCCCGACCTGGCCGACGAGGACATCGACGAGATCGCCGACATGGCGCTCACCCTCGGCCTGGACGGCATCATCGCCACCAACACCACGATCGGCCGCGAGGGCCTGCGCACGTCGGCCGGACGGGTGGAGGAGATCGGCGCGGGCGGGCTGTCCGGCGCGCCGCTCAAGGCCCGCTCCCTGGAGGTCCTGCAGCGCCTGCGCGCCCGCACCGAGGGCCGGCTGGTCATCGTCTCGGTCGGCGGCATCGAGACCGCCGAGGACGCCTGGCAGCGGATCCTCCACGGGGCCGACCTGGTGCAGGGCTACAGCGCCTTCATCTACGAGGGCCCGTTCTGGATGCGCCGCCTGCACCGGGGCCTGGCGGCCCGGGTGCGTGCCGCCGGGCACCGCACCGTCGCCGACGCCGTGGGCACCGCCAAGGCCTCCTGA
- the pyrF gene encoding orotidine-5'-phosphate decarboxylase: protein MTTLAPFGARLRQALDTRGQLCVGIDPHASLLAAWGLGDDVAGLETFSRTVVEALADRVAVLKPQAAFFERFGSRGIAVLEDCVAEARAAGALVVMDAKRGDIGSTMAAYAQAFLVPGSPLFSDALTVSPYLGFGSLQPAVDLARANGCGLFALALTSNPEGAEVQRAVAADGESVAQGVLRRLAAENAGAEPLGSFGAVVGATLAEAGADLAINGPLLAPGVGAQGATAADLPRVFGDSVRNVVPSVSRDVLKHGPSVPALRDVAQRFVDDVSGITKG from the coding sequence ATGACCACCCTCGCTCCGTTCGGCGCCCGGCTGCGGCAGGCGCTCGACACCCGCGGACAGCTGTGCGTCGGCATCGACCCGCACGCCTCGCTGCTGGCCGCCTGGGGGCTCGGCGACGACGTCGCCGGCCTGGAGACCTTCTCCCGCACCGTGGTCGAGGCGCTCGCCGACCGGGTCGCGGTGCTCAAGCCGCAGGCGGCCTTCTTCGAGCGGTTCGGCTCGCGCGGCATCGCCGTCCTGGAGGACTGCGTCGCCGAGGCGCGGGCGGCCGGTGCGCTCGTCGTGATGGACGCCAAGCGCGGCGACATCGGCTCCACCATGGCGGCGTACGCGCAGGCCTTCCTGGTGCCCGGCAGCCCGCTGTTCTCGGACGCGCTCACGGTCAGCCCGTACCTCGGCTTCGGCTCGCTGCAGCCCGCGGTGGACCTGGCCCGGGCGAACGGCTGCGGCCTGTTCGCGCTGGCGCTCACCTCCAACCCGGAGGGTGCCGAGGTGCAGCGCGCCGTGGCTGCCGACGGGGAGAGCGTTGCGCAGGGGGTGCTGCGCCGGCTCGCGGCGGAGAACGCGGGCGCGGAGCCGCTCGGATCCTTCGGCGCGGTGGTCGGTGCGACCCTCGCCGAGGCCGGTGCCGATCTCGCCATCAACGGGCCGCTGCTGGCGCCCGGGGTGGGCGCCCAGGGCGCCACCGCCGCCGACCTGCCGCGGGTCTTCGGCGACTCGGTCCGCAACGTGGTGCCGAGCGTCAGCCGGGACGTGCTGAAGCACGGGCCGTCCGTGCCGGCGCTCCGCGACGTGGCCCAGCGGTTCGTCGATGATGTGAGCGGCATCACAAAGGGCTGA
- the gmk gene encoding guanylate kinase has protein sequence MSERPRLTVLSGPSGVGKSTVVAHMRKMHPEVWLSVSATTRHPRPGEKDGVQYHFVDSDQFDKLVANGELLEWAVFAGNRYGTPRTAVQERLDRGEPVLLEIDLQGARQVRESMPEAQLVFLAPPSWDELVRRLTGRGTEPQHVIDQRLDAAKVELAAEAEFDTTLVNTSVEQVAAELLTLLGVV, from the coding sequence ATGAGTGAGCGTCCGCGGCTGACCGTGCTCTCCGGCCCTTCGGGGGTCGGCAAGAGCACGGTCGTCGCTCATATGAGGAAGATGCACCCCGAGGTCTGGCTCTCGGTGTCGGCGACGACCCGCCACCCGAGGCCGGGCGAGAAGGACGGGGTCCAGTACCACTTCGTCGACAGCGACCAGTTCGACAAGCTGGTCGCCAACGGCGAGCTGCTGGAGTGGGCGGTCTTCGCCGGCAACCGCTACGGCACGCCCCGCACCGCCGTCCAGGAGCGGCTCGACCGGGGTGAGCCCGTCCTGCTGGAGATCGACCTGCAGGGTGCCCGCCAGGTGCGGGAGTCGATGCCCGAGGCTCAGCTGGTCTTCCTGGCGCCGCCGAGCTGGGACGAGCTGGTCCGCCGGCTGACCGGCCGGGGCACCGAGCCGCAGCACGTGATCGACCAGCGGCTCGACGCCGCTAAGGTCGAGCTGGCGGCCGAGGCGGAGTTCGACACGACCCTTGTCAACACCTCCGTCGAGCAGGTAGCAGCCGAACTGCTAACCTTGCTCGGTGTAGTCTGA
- a CDS encoding diiron oxygenase, with amino-acid sequence MATTARTATTGVLEERHRQRRRTAERLLASSAKLSFDPLKDIDWDAEPVPGAHWIAPEHTSLYGTGLWAGLTEEQRIELGKHEVASVASVGIWFEEILMQMLLRHAYDLDPTSAHVQYALTEIADECRHSVMFARMIATMGAPAYGPGRLAQQLGRVFKAISTHSQTFGGTMYVEEILDAFQREMMNDEALQPLVRQVSRIHVIEESRHITYAREELQRQDLGFVRRRVEQLLMGVVVYFATTRLIHPRVYAAVGIDPAAGARAARENPHWRAAKTAKAAKVVGVLDRAGLVGRTNRWLLRAAGVV; translated from the coding sequence ATGGCGACCACCGCGCGCACCGCCACCACCGGCGTCCTGGAGGAGCGGCACCGGCAGCGCCGGCGTACCGCCGAGCGCCTCCTCGCCTCGTCCGCCAAACTCTCCTTCGACCCGCTCAAGGACATCGACTGGGACGCCGAGCCCGTCCCCGGCGCCCACTGGATCGCCCCCGAGCACACCTCCCTCTACGGCACCGGCCTCTGGGCGGGCCTGACCGAGGAGCAGCGGATCGAGCTCGGCAAGCACGAGGTGGCGAGCGTCGCCAGCGTCGGCATCTGGTTCGAGGAGATCCTGATGCAGATGCTGCTGCGGCACGCCTACGACCTCGACCCCACCAGCGCCCATGTCCAGTACGCCCTCACCGAGATCGCCGACGAGTGCCGGCACTCCGTCATGTTCGCCCGGATGATCGCCACGATGGGCGCCCCGGCGTACGGGCCGGGCCGGCTCGCGCAGCAGCTCGGCCGGGTGTTCAAGGCGATCTCCACGCACAGCCAGACCTTCGGCGGCACCATGTACGTCGAGGAGATCCTCGACGCCTTCCAGCGCGAGATGATGAACGACGAGGCCCTGCAGCCGCTCGTCCGGCAGGTCTCCCGGATCCACGTCATCGAGGAGTCCCGGCACATCACGTACGCCCGCGAGGAGCTGCAGCGCCAGGACCTCGGCTTCGTCCGGCGCCGCGTCGAGCAGCTGCTGATGGGCGTGGTCGTCTACTTCGCCACCACCCGGCTGATCCACCCGCGGGTCTACGCCGCCGTCGGCATCGACCCCGCCGCGGGTGCCCGGGCCGCTCGGGAGAACCCGCACTGGCGTGCCGCGAAGACCGCGAAGGCCGCCAAGGTCGTCGGCGTCCTGGACCGGGCCGGCCTGGTCGGGCGCACCAACCGGTGGCTGCTGCGGGCCGCGGGTGTCGTCTGA
- the def gene encoding peptide deformylase: MAIQPIRIFGDPVLRATARPVTTFDKELRRLVKDLTDTMLEAPGAGLAAPQLGVSLRVFTYNVDGVVGHLINPDLSLTDEEQDGPEGCLSLPGLQFDTKRAYGVVAKGFNMHGDPVEIEGTELLSRCIQHETDHLDGIIFIDRLDREARKAALKAIREADWGDGPAPTVRVSPHSTFGSAR; this comes from the coding sequence ATGGCGATCCAGCCGATCCGCATCTTCGGCGACCCGGTGCTCCGTGCCACGGCACGTCCGGTCACCACCTTCGACAAGGAGCTGCGGCGGCTGGTCAAGGACTTGACCGACACCATGCTGGAGGCCCCCGGCGCCGGCCTTGCCGCCCCGCAACTCGGCGTCTCGCTGCGGGTCTTCACCTACAACGTGGACGGCGTCGTCGGGCACCTGATCAACCCGGACCTGTCGCTGACCGACGAGGAGCAGGACGGCCCGGAGGGCTGCCTCTCGCTGCCCGGCCTGCAGTTCGACACCAAGCGCGCGTACGGGGTCGTCGCCAAGGGCTTCAACATGCACGGCGACCCGGTCGAGATCGAGGGCACCGAACTGCTCTCCCGCTGCATCCAGCACGAGACCGACCACCTCGACGGCATCATCTTCATCGACCGGCTCGACCGCGAGGCCCGCAAGGCCGCGCTCAAGGCGATCCGCGAGGCCGACTGGGGCGACGGCCCGGCACCCACCGTGCGGGTCTCCCCGCACTCCACCTTCGGCTCCGCCCGCTGA
- the rpoZ gene encoding DNA-directed RNA polymerase subunit omega produces the protein MSSSMTAPEGIINPPIDELLEATDSKYSLVIYAAKRARQINAYYSQLGEGLLEYVGPLVDTHVHEKPLSIALREINAGMLTAEAVEAV, from the coding sequence GTGTCCTCTTCGATGACCGCTCCCGAGGGCATCATCAACCCGCCGATCGACGAGCTGCTCGAGGCCACCGACTCCAAGTACAGCCTGGTGATCTACGCGGCCAAGCGCGCCCGCCAGATCAACGCGTACTACTCGCAGCTCGGTGAGGGCCTGCTGGAGTACGTCGGCCCCCTGGTCGACACCCACGTGCACGAGAAGCCGCTGTCGATCGCGCTCCGCGAGATCAACGCGGGCATGCTCACCGCCGAGGCTGTCGAGGCCGTCTGA
- the coaBC gene encoding bifunctional phosphopantothenoylcysteine decarboxylase/phosphopantothenate--cysteine ligase CoaBC: MNAPRVVLGVSGGIAAYKACELLRRLTESGHEVTVVPTEAALHFVGEATWAALSHRPAATETWANVHEVPHVRIGQQADLVVVAPATADLMAKAAHGLADDLLTNTLLTARCPVVFAPAMHTEMWEHPATRENVATLRRRGAVVLEPATGRLTGTDTGKGRLPDPAEIFEACRRVLARGAGGQDLAGRHVVVSAGGTREPLDPVRFLGNRSSGKQGWALAATAAARGARVTLLAANVELPDPAGVDVVRVSTALELREAARKAVADADAVVMAAAVADFRPAEYATGKIKKVDGAEPAPVVLVRNPDILAELSAERAFAGQLVVGFAAETDDVLANGRAKLARKGCDLLVVNEVGDGKAFGRDTNAATIMAADGGETVVAHGPKDVLADAVWDEVAARLG, encoded by the coding sequence ATGAACGCACCGCGCGTGGTCCTCGGCGTCAGCGGCGGCATCGCCGCGTACAAGGCCTGCGAGCTGCTGCGCCGGCTCACCGAGTCCGGCCACGAGGTCACCGTGGTGCCGACCGAGGCGGCGCTGCACTTCGTCGGCGAGGCCACCTGGGCCGCCCTCTCGCACCGGCCCGCGGCCACCGAGACCTGGGCGAACGTGCACGAGGTGCCGCACGTGCGGATCGGCCAGCAGGCGGACCTGGTGGTGGTCGCGCCGGCGACCGCCGACCTGATGGCCAAGGCCGCCCACGGCCTGGCGGACGACCTGCTCACCAACACCCTGCTCACCGCACGGTGCCCGGTGGTGTTCGCACCCGCGATGCACACCGAGATGTGGGAGCACCCGGCCACCCGGGAGAACGTCGCCACCCTGCGCCGGCGCGGCGCCGTCGTCCTGGAGCCGGCGACCGGCCGCCTCACGGGCACCGACACCGGCAAGGGCCGGCTGCCCGACCCCGCGGAGATCTTCGAGGCCTGCCGCCGGGTGCTGGCCCGCGGCGCGGGCGGCCAGGACCTGGCCGGACGCCACGTGGTGGTCTCCGCCGGCGGCACCCGCGAGCCGCTCGACCCCGTCCGCTTCCTCGGCAACCGCTCCTCCGGGAAGCAGGGCTGGGCGCTGGCCGCGACCGCCGCCGCCCGCGGCGCCCGGGTCACCCTGCTGGCCGCCAACGTCGAGCTGCCAGACCCGGCCGGGGTGGACGTGGTGCGGGTCTCCACCGCGCTGGAGCTGCGCGAGGCCGCCCGGAAGGCCGTCGCGGACGCCGATGCAGTGGTGATGGCCGCGGCCGTCGCCGACTTCCGTCCCGCCGAGTACGCCACCGGCAAGATCAAGAAGGTGGACGGGGCCGAACCGGCCCCGGTCGTCCTCGTCCGCAACCCCGACATCCTCGCCGAGCTCTCCGCCGAGCGGGCCTTCGCGGGCCAGCTGGTGGTCGGCTTCGCCGCCGAGACGGACGACGTGCTCGCCAACGGCCGGGCCAAGCTCGCCCGCAAGGGCTGCGACCTGCTCGTGGTGAACGAGGTCGGCGACGGCAAGGCCTTCGGCCGGGACACCAACGCGGCGACGATCATGGCCGCGGACGGCGGCGAGACCGTCGTGGCGCACGGCCCGAAGGACGTCCTCGCGGACGCGGTCTGGGACGAGGTCGCAGCCCGGCTGGGGTGA
- the metK gene encoding methionine adenosyltransferase: MSRRLFTSESVTEGHPDKIADQISDTILDALLKEDPTSRVAVETLITTGLVHIAGEVTTKAYAPIAQLVREKILEIGYDSSKKGFDGASCGVSVSIGAQSPDIAQGVDTAHEHRVEGEDDELDRQGAGDQGLMFGYACDDTPELMPLPITLAHRLSRRLSEVRKNGTIPYLRPDGKTQVTIEYDGDKAVRLDTVVVSSQHASDIDLESLLTPDIREFVVEPELKALADEGIKLVTEGYRLLVNPTGRFEIGGPMGDAGLTGRKIIIDTYGGYARHGGGAFSGKDPSKVDRSAAYAMRWVAKNIVAAGLARRAEVQVAYAIGKAEPVGLFVETFGTETVPVLTIQKAVTDVFDLRPAAIIRDLDLLRPIYAQTAAYGHFGRELPDFTWERTDRVEELKKAVSA; the protein is encoded by the coding sequence GTGTCTCGCCGCCTGTTCACCTCGGAGTCAGTCACCGAGGGACACCCCGACAAGATCGCTGACCAGATCAGCGACACCATCCTGGACGCCCTCCTCAAGGAGGACCCGACCTCGCGCGTCGCCGTCGAGACGCTGATCACCACCGGCCTGGTGCACATCGCCGGTGAGGTCACGACCAAGGCGTACGCCCCGATCGCGCAGCTCGTCCGGGAGAAGATCCTCGAGATCGGCTACGACAGCTCCAAGAAGGGCTTCGACGGCGCCTCCTGCGGCGTCTCGGTGTCGATCGGCGCGCAGTCGCCCGACATCGCCCAGGGCGTCGACACCGCGCACGAGCACCGCGTCGAGGGCGAGGACGACGAGCTCGACCGCCAGGGCGCCGGCGACCAGGGCCTGATGTTCGGCTACGCCTGCGACGACACCCCCGAGCTGATGCCGCTGCCGATCACCCTCGCGCACCGCCTCTCGCGCCGCCTGTCCGAGGTCCGCAAGAACGGGACGATCCCCTACCTGCGCCCCGACGGCAAGACCCAGGTCACCATCGAGTACGACGGCGACAAGGCCGTCCGTCTCGACACCGTCGTCGTCTCCTCGCAGCACGCGAGCGACATCGACCTGGAGTCGCTGCTCACCCCGGACATCCGCGAGTTCGTCGTGGAGCCCGAGCTGAAGGCGCTCGCCGACGAGGGCATCAAGCTGGTCACCGAGGGCTACCGCCTGCTGGTGAACCCGACCGGCCGCTTCGAGATCGGCGGCCCGATGGGTGACGCCGGCCTGACCGGCCGCAAGATCATCATCGACACCTACGGCGGCTACGCCCGCCACGGCGGCGGCGCGTTCTCCGGCAAGGACCCGTCCAAGGTCGACCGCTCGGCCGCCTACGCCATGCGCTGGGTCGCCAAGAACATCGTCGCCGCGGGCCTCGCCCGCCGCGCCGAGGTCCAGGTCGCCTACGCCATCGGCAAGGCCGAGCCGGTCGGCCTGTTCGTGGAGACCTTCGGCACCGAGACCGTCCCGGTCCTCACCATCCAGAAGGCCGTCACCGACGTCTTCGACCTGCGTCCGGCCGCGATCATCCGCGACCTGGACCTGCTCCGGCCGATCTACGCCCAGACCGCCGCCTACGGCCACTTCGGCCGCGAGCTGCCGGACTTCACCTGGGAGCGCACCGACCGCGTCGAGGAGCTGAAGAAGGCCGTCAGCGCCTGA